The Setaria italica strain Yugu1 chromosome IX, Setaria_italica_v2.0, whole genome shotgun sequence genome has a window encoding:
- the LOC101767188 gene encoding serine carboxypeptidase-like 51 encodes MDMPCYALALLLPLFCLGSLHAGSAASTTGTPDGSELWGYVEVRPGAHLFWWYYKSPQRTSTPSKPWPTVLWLQGGPGASGVGLGNFQEIGPLDVDLKPRNSTWLQKADLIFLDNPVGTGYSYVENNTLFVTTDWQQAVDATAVLKALVKEVPTLQGSPLFLVAESYGGKYAATLGVSIARAVRAGELNITLAGVALGDSWISPEDFTLAYTPLLLSVSRLDDNAGDEANKKAETVKKQIAAGQWAASQKSWGDLLDFIATKSGNVDVYNFLLDSGMDPVSTPVASTGSSLANLQAKYSTYLSSQDSASNTIDGIMNGVIKEKLKIIPKDFKWGQQSDSVYYALVNDFMKPRIDEIDELLSYGVNVTVYNGQVDVICSTDGAEAWVQKLKWDGLKTFLSLPRQPLYCGASKGVKAFVRSYKNLHFYWILGAGHYVPVDQPCIALSMISSITQSAAS; translated from the exons ATGGACATGCCCTGCTACGCGCTTGCTCTGCTCCTCCCGCTCTTCTGCCTCGGCTCCCTCCATGCCGGTTCCGCTGCCTCGACCACCGGCACCCCCGACGGCTCGGAGCTTTGGGGCTACGTCGAAGTCCGGCCAG GTGCTCACCTGTTCTGGTGGTACTACAAGAGCCCCCAGAGGACGTCGACGCCGTCCAAGCCATGGCCGACCGTCCTCTGGTTGCAGGGTGGCCCC GGCGCGTCTGGCGTCGGGCTCGGCAACTTCCAGGAGATCGGGCCGCTGGACGTCGATCTCAAGCCACGCAATTCGACTTGGCTGCAGAAGGCCGACCTCATCTTTCTG GACAACCCGGTCGGCACAGGGTACAGCTACGTGGAGAACAACACCCTGTTCGTGACAACCGACTGGCAGCAGGCGGTGGACGCCACGGCGGTGCTGAAGGCGCTCGTCAAGGAGGTGCCCACGCTGCAGGGCAGCCCGCTGTTCCTGGTCGCCGAGTCCTACGGCGGCAAGTACGCCGCCACGCTCGGCGTCTCCATCGCCAGGGCCgtccgcgccggcgagctcaaCATCACGCTCGCAG GTGTCGCGCTCGGGGACAGCTGGATCTCGCCGGAGGATTTCACG TTAGCCTACACGCCGCTGCTGCTGAGCGTGTCGAGGCTCGATGACAACGCCGGCGATGAAGCAAACAA GAAGGCGGAGACAGTGAAGAAGCAGATCGCGGCGGGGCAGTGGGCCGCGTCGCAGAAGTCCTGGGGCGATCTGCTGGATTTCATCGCCACAAAGAGCGGCAATGTT GACGTGTACAATTTCCTTCTTGACAGTGGCATGGACCCGGTGTCAACGCCGGTGGCATCGACAGGCTCATCGCTGGCCAACTTGCAGGCGAAGTATTCAACATACCTCAGCAGTCAGGACTCTGCTTCCAACACCATCGATGGCATCATGAACGGGGTCATCAAGGAGAAGCTCAAGATCATCCCCAAGGACTTCAA GTGGGGGCAGCAATCTGACTCGGTCTACTACGCGCTGGTCAACGATTTTATGAAGCCAAGAATCGATGAG ATTGATGAGCTGCTGTCTTATGGCGTAAATGTGACAGTGTACAATGGCCAG GTCGATGTAATCTGCTCGACGGACGGCGCAGAAGCATGGGTTCAGAAGCTCAA ATGGGATGGTCTGAAGACCTTTCTGAGCCTGCCACGGCAGCCTCTGTACTGCGGTGCCAGCAAGGGCGTCAAGGCCTTCGTTAGGTCCTACAAGAACTTGCATTTTTACTGGATTCTCGGAGCTGGGCACTAC GTGCCTGTTGACCAGCCCTGTATCGCGCTGAGCATGATCAGCAGCATAACCCAGTCAGCAGCAAGTTAG
- the LOC101767582 gene encoding serine carboxypeptidase-like 51, which translates to MDRPCCPLALLPLLPLLLCLASLRAGSAASITTGTPDGSERWGYVEVRPKAHLFWWYYKSPQRTSSPAKPWPTVLWLQGGPGASGVGLGNFLEVGPLDVNLKPRNSTWLQKADLIFVDNPVGVGYSYVEDDTLLVTTDWQQAADATTLLKALVKEVPTLQSSPLFLVAESYGGKYAATLGASVARAVRAGELKVNLAGVALGDSWISPEDFTLSYTPLLLSVSRLDDNAGDEANKKAENVKRQITGGQFADAQRSWTDLLDIIGTRSGNVDMYNFLLDSGMDPVSADTPTVSSPSNVQALRYATYLGSQDSDSNTIDSIMNGVIKEKLRIVPKDLKWVEVSQAVYNTLVNDFMKPRIDEIDELLSYGINVTVYNGQLDVICSTNGAEAWVQKLKWDGLKSFLSLPRQSLYCGQSKGTKAFVRSYKNLHFYWILGAGHFVPADQPCIALSMIGSITQSPAS; encoded by the exons ATGGACAGGCCCTGCTGCCCGCTTGCTCTGCTTCCCCTGCTTCCCCTGCTCCTCTGCCTCGCCTCGCTCCGTGCCGGCTCCGCCGCGTCGATCACCACCGGCACCCCCGACGGCTCGGAGCGGTGGGGTTACGTCGAAGTCCGGCCAA AGGCTCACCTGTTCTGGTGGTACTACAAGAGCCCGCAGAGGACGTCCTCGCCGGCGAAGCCATGGCCGACCGTCCTCTGGCTGCAGGGTGGCCCG GGCGCGTCGGGCGTCGGGCTCGGCAACTTCCTGGAGGTCGGGCCGCTGGACGTGAACCTGAAGCCGCGCAATTCGACATGGCTGCAGAAGGCCGACCTCATCTTTGTG GATAACCCGGTCGGCGTCGGGTACAGCTACGTGGAGGACGACACCCTGCTGGTGACGACCGACTGGCAGCAGGCGGCGGACGCCACCACGCTGCTCAAGGCGCTCGTCAAGGAGGTGCCGACGCTGCAGAGCAGCCCACTGTTCCTCGTCGCCGAATCCTACGGCGGCAAGTACGCCGCCACGCTCGGCGCCTCCGTCGCCAGGGCCgtccgcgccggcgagctcaaGGTCAATCTCGCAG GTGTCGCTCTCGGAGATAGCTGGATCTCGCCGGAGGATTTCACG CTCTCGTACACGCCGCTGCTCCTTAGCGTGTCGAGGCTGGACGACAACGCCGGCGACGAAGCCAACAA GAAGGCGGAGAACGTGAAGCGGCAGATCACGGGGGGTCAGTTCGCGGACGCGCAGCGCTCTTGGACGGACCTGCTGGATATCATCGGCACCAGGAGCGGCAACGTC GATATGTACAACTTCCTTCTGGACAGCGGCATGGACCCGGTGTCGGCGGACACGCCGACGGTCTCGTCGCCGAGCAACGTGCAGGCGTTGAGGTACGCGACATACCTCGGCAGCCAGGACTCAGACTCCAACACCATCGACAGCATCATGAATGGGGTGATCAAGGAGAAGCTCAGGATCGTCCCCAAGGACCTCAA GTGGGTGGAGGTCTCCCAGGCCGTTTATAACACGCTGGTCAACGATTTCATGAAGCCAAGAATCGATGAG ATTGATGAGCTGCTGTCTTATGGGATCAATGTGACGGTGTACAATGGCCAG CTCGACGTAATCTGCTCGACCAATGGCGCAGAAGCCTGGGTTCAGAAGCTCAA ATGGGATGGCCTGAAGAGCTTCCTGAGCCTGCCGAGGCAATCTCTGTACTGTGGACAGAGCAAAGGCACCAAGGCTTTTGTCAGGTCCTACAAGAACCTGCACTTTTACTGGATTCTTGGAGCTGGGCACTTT GTGCCTGCCGACCAGCCTTGCATCGCGCTGAGCATGATCGGCAGCATAACCCAATCTCCAGCCAGTTAG